In the Afipia sp. GAS231 genome, GCGACGCCGGACAGGAACAGGACGCCCATCACCGCGAGGATCGCCCAGCCCTGGCGCTGGTTGCCGACCATGCGGCCGAACACGTTGGTGAGCGCGGCACCGAGTGCGAAGATCGAGATCATCTGCACGAAGTTCGACAGCGCGGTCGGGTTCTCGAAAGGGTGCGCGGCGTTGGCGTTGAAGAAGCCGCCGCCATTGGTGCCCAGCATCTTGATCGCGACCTGCGAGGCGACGGGGCCGACCGCGATGGTCTGCTTGGCGCCTTCCAGCGTGGTGGCATCGACATAGGCGCCAAGCGTCTGCGGCATGCCCTGCCACACCAGGAACAGGGTGTAGACCACGCAGATCGGCAGCAGCACATAAAGGGTGCAACGGGTCACGTCGACCCAGAAATTGCCGAGGGTGCGCATCGAGGAGCGCGAGAAGCCGCGGATCAGCGCGACCGCCAACGCGATGCCGGTTGCCGCCGACAGGAAGTTCTGATGCGTCAGTCCCAGCATCTGCACCAGGTAGGACAGCGTGCTTTCGCCGCCGTAGTTCTGCCAGTTGGTGTTGGTGATGAAGGAAATCGCGGTATTGAAGGACAGGTCCTCGGCGACCGCGGATTGTTCGGCCGGGTTGAACGGCAGCAGCGCCTGCAGCCGCATCAGGCCGTAGATGATCAGGAAGCCGCCGACATGGAACAGCAGCATCGCGACCGTATAGGTCAGCCAATGCTGCTCGCGCTTCTCGTCGACACCACCGACCCAGTACAGCCCGCGCTCGACCGGGCGCAGGACCGGTGAGAGGAACGTGCGCTCGCCGTTGAAGACGCGCGTCATGTACCAGCCGAGCGGTTTGACCAGCGCGACGACGATCGCGCAGTAGAGGATGATCTGAATCCAGCCAATGGGTGTCATAGTCGGAGTCCTTCAGGAAAGTCTGGCAGGCAGCAGCATGCGCAGCAACGCAATCAGCAGCGCCGAACTCACA is a window encoding:
- the kdpA gene encoding potassium-transporting ATPase subunit KdpA, with product MTPIGWIQIILYCAIVVALVKPLGWYMTRVFNGERTFLSPVLRPVERGLYWVGGVDEKREQHWLTYTVAMLLFHVGGFLIIYGLMRLQALLPFNPAEQSAVAEDLSFNTAISFITNTNWQNYGGESTLSYLVQMLGLTHQNFLSAATGIALAVALIRGFSRSSMRTLGNFWVDVTRCTLYVLLPICVVYTLFLVWQGMPQTLGAYVDATTLEGAKQTIAVGPVASQVAIKMLGTNGGGFFNANAAHPFENPTALSNFVQMISIFALGAALTNVFGRMVGNQRQGWAILAVMGVLFLSGVAVTYWAEANGTSALSALGLTGGNMEGKEVRFGIVASSLFAVVTTAASCGAVNAMHDSFTALGGMIPLINMQLGEIIVGGVGAGLYGMLLFVVLAIFVAGLMVGRTPEYVGKKIEAREVKMAMLAILVLPLMYLGWTAIAVVLPSAVASMANSGPHGFTEVLYAFTSATGNNGSAFAGLTGNTFFYNLTLASSMFVGRFFMIVPAMALAGSLAAKKSIPPSAGTLPTTGGLFVGLVVGVILIIGGLTFFPALALGPIVEHLAMNANTLF